In one window of Henckelia pumila isolate YLH828 chromosome 1, ASM3356847v2, whole genome shotgun sequence DNA:
- the LOC140875033 gene encoding type I inositol polyphosphate 5-phosphatase 4-like isoform X2: MRDGNSKKSKVSWPKTLVKKWFNIKNKAENFHADGSIYGGFDEEWRSDVLERHACALGESKTEKPNNQNSDQRSKIDLDTSQITDIQNYRIFVATWNVAGKSPPGWLNLEEWLHTSSPADIYVLGFQEIVPLNAGNVLGSEDNGPARKWLALIQKTLRSHPGSTGGYQTPSPVPYPVVELDDNFVGLNREKAYSLSHRRSFQSLSQSLRMHDDEISKPHSSFDRRFSVCDRVIYGNRPSDYYDPNLQWDCYSDDENGQSEEYSTMSYSGSISMDRDRQAEQSRYCLVANKQMVGIFLTVWIKSDLRKDLRNLKVSCVGRGLMGYLGNKGSISISMSLHQTSFCFVCSHLSSGEKDGDEQRRNSDVMEILRKTRFPRVHDAGNENSPQTILEHDFGWSRDTGVSLQVGRRGEYISLPPTNTRPTPIDMLGKTCVLKRNEEHQHGVIVYCGMATASNKYHTSEASLDSQIIGQCTVYLRQKWSA; the protein is encoded by the exons ATGAGAGATGGGAACTCAAAGAAAAGCAAG GTTTCATGGCCTAAAACACTGGTCAAAAAATGGTTCAACATCAAGAACAAAGCCGAGAATTTTCATGCCGATGGCAGCATTTATGGAG GTTTTGACGAAGAATGGAGGAGCGATGTCTTAGAGAGGCATGCATGCGCTCTTGGTGAAAGCAAAACAG AGAAACCGAACAACCAAAATTCTGATCAGCGCAGTAAGATTGATCTTGATACCTCTCAAATTACGGATATACAAAACTACAG GATCTTCGTGGCCACATGGAATGTGGCTGGAAAATCGCCACCTGGTTGGCTAAATCTTGAAGAGTGGCTACACACCTCATCTCCTGCTGATATCTATGTTCTAGG GTTTCAAGAAATCGTCCCTCTAAATGCCGGTAATGTTTTAGGCTCGGAAGATAATGGTCCTGCTAGGAAATGGCTAGCACTTATCCAGAAAACATTAAGGAGTCATCCCGGAAGCACTGGTGGCTATCAAACACCTTCGCCGGTTCCATATCCTGTAGTTGAACTGGATGATAATTTTGTTGGGTTAAATAGAGAAAAGGCTTACTCTCTTTCACATAGACGATCTTTCCAATCATTGAGCCAGAGCCTACGAATGCATGACGATGAGATTTCAAAGCCACATTCTAGTTTTGATCGTCGATTCAGTGTTTGTGATCGGGTGATTTATGGAAATAGACCAAGCGACTATTATGATCCAAATCTTCAGTGGGACTGTTACTCTGATGACGAAAATGGCCAGAGCGAAGAATACTCAACCATGTCTTACAGTGGTTCTATCTCTATGGATAGAGACAGACAAGCTGAGCAGTCAAGGTACTGTTTGGTTGCAAACAAGCAGATGGTTGGCATTTTTCTAACGGTATGGATAAAGAGTGATTTAAGAAAAGACCTTCGGAATCTGAAGGTGTCTTGTGTTGGCAGAGGATTAATGGGTTATCTCGGAAACAAG GGTTCAATTTCGATTAGCATGTCTTTGCACCAAACGAGCTTCtgcttcgtttgtagccatctGAGCTCTGGAGAGAAGGATGGTGACGAGCAGAGAAGAAACTCGGATGTCATGGAAATTTTGAGGAAAACGAGATTTCCAAGAGTTCACGATGCAGGGAACGAGAACTCTCCTCAGACAATCCTTGAGCATGA CTTCGGATGGAGCAGAGACACGGGCGTGTCTTTACAGGTTGGAAGGAGGGGAGAATATATTTCCCTCCCACCTACAAATACTCGACCAACTCCGATAGATATGCTGGGGAAAACATGCGTCCTAAAGAGAAACGAAGAACACCAGCATG GTGTGATCGTATACTGTGGTATGGCCACGGCCTCCAACAAATATCATACGTCCGAGGCGAGTCTAGATTCTCAGATCATCGGCCAGTGTACAGTATATTTACGGCAGAAGTGGAGTGCATAA
- the LOC140875909 gene encoding uncharacterized protein, which yields MKRGLLWSDGEDDDTESSDDNNDGSSKSKLRENKNQSSKLKASKEDSAKKKSKGIDFEALIRHGYKGGLSVLKVPPPKEPEQEQDWTWSTGKETRPKEEEESFEERQKTRASIACGEELVNAQTRKDKRNLSFQQKEKRKRDLGQVSRGKNYVEEEKRMLRENGIYSGFDS from the exons ATGAAGAGGGGTTTGCTTTGGAGTGATGGGGAAGACGATGATACGGAATCTTCCGACGATAATAATGATGGGAGCTCGAAATCTAAACTTAGAGAGAACAAGAATCAGTCGTCCAAGCTCAAGGCTTCGAAAG AGGATTCTGCTAAGAAAAAGAGCAAAGGCATAGATTTTGAAGCTTTGATTCGACATGGATACAAAGGAGGATTATCCGTCTTGAAAGTGCCACCACCGAAGGAGCCTGAGCAGGAACAAGACTGGACTTGGTCCACAGGGAAAGAAACTCGACCGAAGGAGGAGGAAGAATCCTTTGAGGAACGACAGAAAACAAGGGCATCAATTGCCTGCGGGGAGGAGCTTGTGAACGCACAGACACGGAAAGATAAAAGGAATCTATCATTTCAGCAGAAAGAGAAGAGGAAGCGGGATCTTGGTCAGGTAAGCAGAGGGAAGAATTACGTCGAAGAAGAGAAAAGGATGTTGAGAGAGAACGGCATCTACTCTGGTTttgattcttga
- the LOC140875374 gene encoding protein ANTAGONIST OF LIKE HETEROCHROMATIN PROTEIN 1 isoform X2, producing the protein MVPPKKHKHNTNSNKFPKTKKKKKNKNKISSSVPVDNKAIDSEWWVVFLNKNSSSQGPNVPHDEEELFKHFFRLSKKTFEYICTLVREDLISRPPSGLINIEGRLLSVEKQAAIALRRLASGESQVSVGSSFGVGQSTVSQVTWRFIEAMEDRARHHLRWPDSSKMERIKSGFESSSGLPNCCGAIDATHIVMTLPAVQTSDDWCDQENNYSMFVQGVVDSEMRFLDIVTGWPGGMPVSRLLKCSGFYKLCESGARLNGNVKVLSDGEEVREYVVGGASYPLLSWLVTPYKDDEHSGSRSEFNPSLETARSAAAKAFSQLKGGWRILNKVMWRPDKRKLPSIILVCSLLHNIIIDCGDRLNPDVSLSGYHDSDYMGQICKQVNPAGITIRENLMKHLRGRKQNVAQPLAHVATS; encoded by the exons ATGGTTCCTCCCAAGAAACACAAGCATAAcacgaattctaacaaatttccaaaaaccaagaagaagaaaaagaacaagAACAAGATCTCGAGCTCAGTTCCAGTGGACAATAAAGCCATTGATTCTGAATGGTGGGTTGTTTTCTTGAACAAGAACTCTTCCTCCCAAG GTCCAAATGTGCCTCATGATGAGGAGGAACTTTTCAAGCATTTCTTCCGGTTATCGAAGAAAACTTTCGAGTACATATGCACACTGGTTAGAGAAGACCTTATCTCCAGACCTCCTTCTGGCCTCATCAACATCGAGGGAAGACTCCTAAGTGTCGAGAAGCAAGCTGCCATCGCATTGAGAAGATTGGCTTCTGGTGAATCCCAAGTCTCCGTTGGATCTTCTTTTGGAGTTGGCCAGTCAACTGTTTCTCAAGTTACGTGGAGATTTATAGAGGCCATGGAAGATCGTGCCCGCCACCATCTCAGATGGCCTGACTCGAGTAAAATGGAGAGAATAAAATCCGGTTTTGAATCATCTTCTGGATTGCCTAATTGTTGTGGTGCAATAGATGCTACTCACATAGTGATGACCCTCCCAGCTGTTCAAACTTCAGACGATTGGTGCGATCAAGAGAACAATTACAGTATGTTTGTGCAAGGTGTTGTTGATTCTGAGATGCGGTTTTTGGACATTGTAACGGGGTGGCCTGGGGGCATGCCAGTTTCAAGATTATTAAAGTGTTCCGGATTTTACAAACTTTGCGAAAGTGGTGCACGTTTGAACGGAAATGTAAAAGTATTATCTGATGGAGAGGAGGTTAGAGAGTATGTAGTTGGTGGAGCGAGTTACCCTTTACTTTCTTGGCTTGTAACGCCATATAAAGATGATGAACACTCGGGGTCTAGATCTGAGTTCAACCCGTCTCTTGAAACTGCAAGATCTGCTGCTGCCAAGGCATTTTCACAGCTGAAGGGTGGTTGGAGAATCCTTAACAAGGTTATGTGGAGACCTGATAAGAGGAAACTACCTAGTATTATCTTGGTCTGTTCTTTACTGCATAACATCATAATTGATTGTGGAGACAGATTGAATCCAGATGTTTCTTTGTCTGGCTATCATGATTCTGATTATATGGGACAGATTTGTAAGCAAGTAAATCCCGCAGGAATAACAATTAGAGAAAACTTAATGAAGCATCTGCGAGGCAGAAAACAAAATGTAGCACAGCCTTTGGCTCATGTTGCAACGAGCTGA
- the LOC140875374 gene encoding protein ANTAGONIST OF LIKE HETEROCHROMATIN PROTEIN 1 isoform X1: protein MVPPKKHKHNTNSNKFPKTKKKKKNKNKISSSVPVDNKAIDSEWWVVFLNKNSSSQELSSGPNVPHDEEELFKHFFRLSKKTFEYICTLVREDLISRPPSGLINIEGRLLSVEKQAAIALRRLASGESQVSVGSSFGVGQSTVSQVTWRFIEAMEDRARHHLRWPDSSKMERIKSGFESSSGLPNCCGAIDATHIVMTLPAVQTSDDWCDQENNYSMFVQGVVDSEMRFLDIVTGWPGGMPVSRLLKCSGFYKLCESGARLNGNVKVLSDGEEVREYVVGGASYPLLSWLVTPYKDDEHSGSRSEFNPSLETARSAAAKAFSQLKGGWRILNKVMWRPDKRKLPSIILVCSLLHNIIIDCGDRLNPDVSLSGYHDSDYMGQICKQVNPAGITIRENLMKHLRGRKQNVAQPLAHVATS, encoded by the exons ATGGTTCCTCCCAAGAAACACAAGCATAAcacgaattctaacaaatttccaaaaaccaagaagaagaaaaagaacaagAACAAGATCTCGAGCTCAGTTCCAGTGGACAATAAAGCCATTGATTCTGAATGGTGGGTTGTTTTCTTGAACAAGAACTCTTCCTCCCAAG AATTATCTTCAGGTCCAAATGTGCCTCATGATGAGGAGGAACTTTTCAAGCATTTCTTCCGGTTATCGAAGAAAACTTTCGAGTACATATGCACACTGGTTAGAGAAGACCTTATCTCCAGACCTCCTTCTGGCCTCATCAACATCGAGGGAAGACTCCTAAGTGTCGAGAAGCAAGCTGCCATCGCATTGAGAAGATTGGCTTCTGGTGAATCCCAAGTCTCCGTTGGATCTTCTTTTGGAGTTGGCCAGTCAACTGTTTCTCAAGTTACGTGGAGATTTATAGAGGCCATGGAAGATCGTGCCCGCCACCATCTCAGATGGCCTGACTCGAGTAAAATGGAGAGAATAAAATCCGGTTTTGAATCATCTTCTGGATTGCCTAATTGTTGTGGTGCAATAGATGCTACTCACATAGTGATGACCCTCCCAGCTGTTCAAACTTCAGACGATTGGTGCGATCAAGAGAACAATTACAGTATGTTTGTGCAAGGTGTTGTTGATTCTGAGATGCGGTTTTTGGACATTGTAACGGGGTGGCCTGGGGGCATGCCAGTTTCAAGATTATTAAAGTGTTCCGGATTTTACAAACTTTGCGAAAGTGGTGCACGTTTGAACGGAAATGTAAAAGTATTATCTGATGGAGAGGAGGTTAGAGAGTATGTAGTTGGTGGAGCGAGTTACCCTTTACTTTCTTGGCTTGTAACGCCATATAAAGATGATGAACACTCGGGGTCTAGATCTGAGTTCAACCCGTCTCTTGAAACTGCAAGATCTGCTGCTGCCAAGGCATTTTCACAGCTGAAGGGTGGTTGGAGAATCCTTAACAAGGTTATGTGGAGACCTGATAAGAGGAAACTACCTAGTATTATCTTGGTCTGTTCTTTACTGCATAACATCATAATTGATTGTGGAGACAGATTGAATCCAGATGTTTCTTTGTCTGGCTATCATGATTCTGATTATATGGGACAGATTTGTAAGCAAGTAAATCCCGCAGGAATAACAATTAGAGAAAACTTAATGAAGCATCTGCGAGGCAGAAAACAAAATGTAGCACAGCCTTTGGCTCATGTTGCAACGAGCTGA
- the LOC140875033 gene encoding type I inositol polyphosphate 5-phosphatase 4-like isoform X1, with protein MRDGNSKKSKVSWPKTLVKKWFNIKNKAENFHADGSIYGGFDEEWRSDVLERHACALGESKTEKPNNQNSDQRSKIDLDTSQITDIQNYRIFVATWNVAGKSPPGWLNLEEWLHTSSPADIYVLGFQEIVPLNAGNVLGSEDNGPARKWLALIQKTLRSHPGSTGGYQTPSPVPYPVVELDDNFVGLNREKAYSLSHRRSFQSLSQSLRMHDDEISKPHSSFDRRFSVCDRVIYGNRPSDYYDPNLQWDCYSDDENGQSEEYSTMSYSGSISMDRDRQAEQSRYCLVANKQMVGIFLTVWIKSDLRKDLRNLKVSCVGRGLMGYLGNKGSISISMSLHQTSFCFVCSHLSSGEKDGDEQRRNSDVMEILRKTRFPRVHDAGNENSPQTILEHDRIIWLGDLNYRISLSYPYAKALVEVHNWRALLENDQLRMEQRHGRVFTGWKEGRIYFPPTYKYSTNSDRYAGENMRPKEKRRTPAWCDRILWYGHGLQQISYVRGESRFSDHRPVYSIFTAEVECINRARMKKSISYSSSRIEVEELLPCSNEYGRIYFSEPSFKHFHLGS; from the exons ATGAGAGATGGGAACTCAAAGAAAAGCAAG GTTTCATGGCCTAAAACACTGGTCAAAAAATGGTTCAACATCAAGAACAAAGCCGAGAATTTTCATGCCGATGGCAGCATTTATGGAG GTTTTGACGAAGAATGGAGGAGCGATGTCTTAGAGAGGCATGCATGCGCTCTTGGTGAAAGCAAAACAG AGAAACCGAACAACCAAAATTCTGATCAGCGCAGTAAGATTGATCTTGATACCTCTCAAATTACGGATATACAAAACTACAG GATCTTCGTGGCCACATGGAATGTGGCTGGAAAATCGCCACCTGGTTGGCTAAATCTTGAAGAGTGGCTACACACCTCATCTCCTGCTGATATCTATGTTCTAGG GTTTCAAGAAATCGTCCCTCTAAATGCCGGTAATGTTTTAGGCTCGGAAGATAATGGTCCTGCTAGGAAATGGCTAGCACTTATCCAGAAAACATTAAGGAGTCATCCCGGAAGCACTGGTGGCTATCAAACACCTTCGCCGGTTCCATATCCTGTAGTTGAACTGGATGATAATTTTGTTGGGTTAAATAGAGAAAAGGCTTACTCTCTTTCACATAGACGATCTTTCCAATCATTGAGCCAGAGCCTACGAATGCATGACGATGAGATTTCAAAGCCACATTCTAGTTTTGATCGTCGATTCAGTGTTTGTGATCGGGTGATTTATGGAAATAGACCAAGCGACTATTATGATCCAAATCTTCAGTGGGACTGTTACTCTGATGACGAAAATGGCCAGAGCGAAGAATACTCAACCATGTCTTACAGTGGTTCTATCTCTATGGATAGAGACAGACAAGCTGAGCAGTCAAGGTACTGTTTGGTTGCAAACAAGCAGATGGTTGGCATTTTTCTAACGGTATGGATAAAGAGTGATTTAAGAAAAGACCTTCGGAATCTGAAGGTGTCTTGTGTTGGCAGAGGATTAATGGGTTATCTCGGAAACAAG GGTTCAATTTCGATTAGCATGTCTTTGCACCAAACGAGCTTCtgcttcgtttgtagccatctGAGCTCTGGAGAGAAGGATGGTGACGAGCAGAGAAGAAACTCGGATGTCATGGAAATTTTGAGGAAAACGAGATTTCCAAGAGTTCACGATGCAGGGAACGAGAACTCTCCTCAGACAATCCTTGAGCATGA TCGAATTATATGGCTGGGAGACCTGAATTACCGAATTTCCCTCTCATACCCATATGCAAAGGCCCTGGTGGAGGTGCATAACTGGAGGGCTTTGTTAGAAAACGACCAG CTTCGGATGGAGCAGAGACACGGGCGTGTCTTTACAGGTTGGAAGGAGGGGAGAATATATTTCCCTCCCACCTACAAATACTCGACCAACTCCGATAGATATGCTGGGGAAAACATGCGTCCTAAAGAGAAACGAAGAACACCAGCATG GTGTGATCGTATACTGTGGTATGGCCACGGCCTCCAACAAATATCATACGTCCGAGGCGAGTCTAGATTCTCAGATCATCGGCCAGTGTACAGTATATTTACGGCAGAAGTGGAGTGCATAAATCGTGCCAGAATGAAGAAAAGCATCAGTTATTCCAGCTCTAGGATTGAGGTTGAAGAGTTGTTGCCATGCTCGAATGAATATGGTCGTATATACTTCAGCGAACCCTCGTTCAAGCACTTCCACTTAGGATCCTAA